The nucleotide window CATGATATATACAATGGATCCATGCACAATAAAAGATTTATAATTCTTGAATGTCTCAATTTGTGTTTTCTGACATCTGTACTGTTAGTTACTTTCACTGAGACAAAGCCTGTTGGAAAAGGCGGAGAACCTGATTAAATAAAATTACAGAAGTGAGTTTGGTGGTATCCACTGGCACAAATCGTGAGAAATGTTGTCACTTCTTTGGAATCATGTACCTTCTTCTGTGTGCCATTCTGAGATACATTGCGACGGTGACCAGAAATCCAGATCTATGCAGATTTGAATTTTTTCAGTTTATAGTGGCCATCAACTGGGCTCCTTAGGCTTCCACTTTTATGTTGTTGAATGTTTTGTGTATAGCTACCTCAATGCTAGCTACAATAGGTAACATAAAATTAGTAAATAAGTTGAAAATGAGAAACAGCGCCCCCAATTCTTCTCTGATCAGTTTGCTGTCCTCCAGTTCGAGTTTGATTGACATTagtttcacaaaataagccaaGTAGGAAGGCATGCATCGCCGAAGgcgattggctggaacaggattgTTGGAACAATTTACTGGAAAGTAGCGGCACGCTCCAAAAATTATAAATTGCCATTCTTCTGACACTGAACTGTCTGTGTTACTAATCAACTCtcagagggcctcattagcGTACACAATATGTGTATAAGGAACAACACTCTTTATTGAAAAAATCCAACCCATTGTACCTTTAATAATTAACTGAACATAAAAACCTTTATTTGTAATTTTTGGTTAAACCCCTATGGTTAATATCCACGCATTGCTAAACACTTGATTCTGACTATTATTTGCATCGATGGGCCCTGCTTACTTCAAAGACATCATGGTGTGAATCGTAGTGAAGCATTAGGGCTTTCTTACTGTTTGTGCTGGGAAAAGCATTGGGGCATGAAAATGTAGAGCAGAGCAAATGTGCAACAATGCAATGCCTCCTTTATTTCTTAAACACATCAGACTATGTGTTGTCTTCTGTTCATATGTTAAAAGAGCtgcaatacatttacatattaTAATGTGTGTCAGTATGCTTAAGTAAAATGTATTATTCAACTACAGACTGCATGAATAAACGGACAATGACAAAAAACACGACCATAGACTTGGACACAGAGCAATTCATCACAACTGTCCCATTTATAGACTATGCACCACACCCACCTGtttacatacacaacacacgcacaccaacacCATATAATACAATACCACCACCTAGCTACTCAATGGTTAAGTGCAGTCCAACGACAGTGCTACAGAAGTACAAACACTTTAGAATTGGATACATTTTACActtctgttttttttgtattcacTTCAGAATTTAAGTGTCATGATCCTGGATCCTGGATATAGCCTACCTGAGCTTGCTCTCTTTAACCAATGACGTGCTGAGACCAGTGGGGCTAGGGACTTGCTGATTTATTATAGCACATATGCACACTGAAAATGAGGTATTTGTTTACTTTAAACACAAGAAAATGTGTCCATCATGTGTAAGCACACCTGCACATGATACATTAATGTTTAGTTTATTCATATGATCTCAAGTGAAACACATTTCACAAACGTGAAAATTGtgtgttttagtttttattaAATACTGTAGACACACAAAAATTAAATGTATGTGATTCTGTCAAATCATAAAGTTCACATGTGAAttacatgtgaatgtgtgtacatgACATTCATGTAGTTTAGTTAAATGGTGTGCACATGTACAattatgtgtttttttctgttgaaAAGTGGACAATAGTTTCCAAAATAAATGTTAACAAGAGCTTTCTCTTCAGTGTTCTAGGTGTAAAATCTGACTAAGGTGATTGCACCCTCCATCCTAGGGAACATACTTACGGTTTACAAAGGAATCATTTattacagtaatgcttacagtTTGACGATCATTCAGTAATTATTTGGCAATGACTGATCTTTCCAATACTGTGGGCAGCAGCTGTTTTAAAGGCTGTATATGTCTATTTAAGGAAATCAGGCTACCAGGTGACAGAACACATCTACATTGAATATCAACATTGTTCACTAAAACAGGAATGTTTAACATCTATGGTTGGCTTATTAGTATGTCAATAGCAGCTTTAACTGTAGGATTTTTTCAATTAATCTTGCACATGGGCACCTTACACCATGCAGAAAAGATATTTTCTGAGTGAAATGTGATTGGCAGGGAAATAATGCACCTTTTCCAAATGATACAATTATTCCACCCCTATGATAAATGCTATCTCACTGATATCCACAAACATTGTGGAAGCAGAATACACATTTTTGACAATTTTGACAGAAGCATTTGCCACGTGACAGTGCTGCTTTGACAGGCGCAATTTGCATCTGTGCTACCAAGATTTAGATCATGGTTTTATACATCATTAGTGTGCACTGGGCACTTTTTAAAAACGTTTTGTGTATATACACAGTTTAGAAATGAGGCACCAGGTATTTTAAAGATTGAAACTGAAAGCACCAAACATCCTATAAGGGTGTAAGAGTTTTGTGAAACCCTTCTATAAAACAACAAAGACAAATGATTATCACTTTATTGTTGGTGGTTTCATGAGGATCATGAGATTCGTATAACCTTAGCACAAATTAAAATGTCAGTTTGATGCTTTAATCTCTaatccaaaataaataaatggcaaacaaaaaagaataaatacatcaataaataaattataACAAAAATACAACGTCTCTTTCCGCAATAAGTATCCTTTTCCTCTTTCAATCACGCATTAAGAACAGCAGATGCTGTGAATATGGTGATGTGGAGTCCCTGCCTGCCAGTGTAAATCTTGCTCCAGGGCCAGGTAATGCAATTATAATGTCAGATTACACCTGGTAGACAGTACACACAGCAGCCATAGGCTCTGGGCTCAGGTGGACCACATATTATATCTACACAAGCAGtccacaattattattattttcaggATACTAAATTCAATTTAGGGGGGTAACTGTAAATGAGGGACAACAAACCTTGAATATACCTTTTCCAACTAAAGATTAAATCATAACACAGGCTGTTCACATCCAACAAACAAATATGACTTTAGATGAGTGCTTACATGACAATTAGTTCATGGAAATTATCTGTTCTCAATACAATAAACAGTTATGAGCAGGATTTTCGAGTAAAAACCAAGGGAATTCCACGATATGTAACTGCATAAAAACAGAGAATATTATATGAAATGCAATAGTTGTGCCATGGAGTAACCAAGCATCATCAGAAGTAATAACAAGAATTTCTAAATTTGGTTTACAGAAATTACCTAATGCGTAAATATGCTATTACTGTTAATATGTGTAACCATCTTGAAATGATTTAAAACTGTATAtatattcaaatctacacaaTACAAGACTATATGAAAACACAATGTCACTGTAAACATATACAATGGTACAGATATTCTTTGTGGTAACAGTGGAAGATTGAGATGGGACCTCTGATTGACACAATCTCTTCTGGCTGCTGTGGCTTTGGGCCTGTTTTGAATCTAGGTATTGGTAAGCCTCTTACGAGACAACCCATGTCTCAGGAGACCTGGAGCATTATGGACTGCAGCTGGGGAGCAGGCTATCCTACTACACCCCAGTTAGGGTCTCATTGAGGGTTGTGATGTCCTCTCTGACAGAAAGCTGTCTCTGGAAATGTTGATTCTGTTGAGGTCTGTGGGAGAGCAGGAACAGTCGGCGAGCGGCGGCCCTGTACTTGGTAGACATGAGGTTGTACAGCACTGGGTTGAGGGAGGCACTGAGGTAGCAGAGCACCATGGAGCCTACATTAAAGTTCTGACTCAGCTTGGCCTCATGATAGTCATCCACCTGAGCAAACAGGTTTCTACCAATGTGGTAGGGCAGCCAGCAGATGATAAAACCCAGTACCACTACCACTAGTGTGAACAAGACAGGGAATGATAGGATAAAACGTATCAGGATAGAAGAAgcaggtagagaaagagaggcagaggtacAAAAATATAGGGTTAGGTTCAGGGTTAGGAATCCTAAGGAGTGAGTGGTGAATCATGAGTGTTACAGAcacgtttatatatttatatttagtaCGAGACTATATTTcagctgattttttttttatctccccTGAGCACATCAATTTGACACCACAAAATTAGAAAGCCATTTAGGAGCGAGAGGGAGCTTGTCATTTCCATTCACTTTGATTTATGACAACCTCAACATAGGAACCCACTAATGTGGACAGTGAAGGCGGCAAGTTTTATGTCTATGGCTTTCTGTGTGCTAGGCTAATGAACAACATTAATATTAAAGGATACAGTTCATTAAACATGAACACACTTCAGAAGAGACTGGTTAAAGTGTGGAACAACGTTCCTGGAAATCATGTAAgagctacacatcacacagatGATATGTTGGCACAGTAATTAAACAAGATAAACGGCTCATTTGGCTGTCATAAGATGACAATCATTCATTAATTAGACTTCTTTTCTCACACTCAAAGGTTAAGAACGGTGCACTAACCTTTTTAATACTTTAAGTGTACACTAAGTTATATCACAAGCTGGAGTTGAAGTTGACATTTAGGCTAAGTAAAAACAATTTTCAGTTCCGTCACCAAGATGCAGATTTTGCAGAGAAATGCAGAGAAATTGTGTTCAGTCTTGGAAAAAGTTGATAATAAAATGGTTAACTCACCAAGAATCTTGACAGTCTGCCTATGGGACCTCTCACGCACGATGGCACAGTGACCCTGCAGGTCATTCTTGCTTTTCCACAACTTGCATCCAATAGAACCATACAGGAAAATCAGGCAGAACATGGGGCAGAAGAAATAAGTGGTAGACACCCAGAGCATAGTGTGCAGTTGTCCTGAGCTAATGGCATAGTTGGTATGTTTGCACTGGCGGGTGCTGTAATCTGGGTGAGTGTCATTTTCATATTCCACCCCAACCAGAAATAGTGTTGGTGCTGCAGAGAGAAGAGCAAAGGTCCAGAGAGCAACAATTATGTTCTGAACCCTGCGCTTGGTCACCACCACCTTGGCCCACAAAGGGAAACTAATTGCCAAGTAACGCTCCATGCTCAGGGCAGTAATGTGCAGGATGGTGGCGTATGTGCAGCCCTCATTGATGTAGTGGTAGAGACGGCACACCAGCCCACCAAAGACCCAAGGTACATACTTCCAGAGGCGgtagaggtcaaagggcaggctGAGGAAGATGACTAAGTCAGACACAGCCATGCTGGAAAGGTACAGGTTTGTGGTTGTCTTCATGTCTTTGAAGCGCTGGATGATGAGAATGGTCATGGTGTTGCCAGTCACACCAACAATGAAGAGCAGAATACAGATCACGGTGActgggatgagggtggaggttgGAAACAGAGAACCTTCGTAGTGGTGTTCATCCATGATGTCTGTTGAGCCAGAATAGAGCTCTGATTGGGGTTTGGTCCAGGGCATGCCAGAAAGGGAGGCAGAAAGAAAAAAGCCTGGCAGGAAGGAAGTCAAAAACTGTGGAAAGAGCCAGATGTTTAAAATCAACCCAGGATAAAACAAGTGATTATTAAATCAATTTTTCTCTTTACGTGGAATCCCTACCGTCTGAACTCTGCCTCTGAAATTGTCCTCCTGAGGGTGTAGATGGAACTGGAGAGGCTAGCAATGCTGTGAAGACAGACGAGCTCTAGGAAGGGACTGAACCAGAAACAGACACCACCTCTTCCAGTGATAAAAGAACggcagaggctgtgtgtgtgtatgtgttcatggttgtgtgtgcatatactTTATCAAATAGCAAATGCGGTGTGTGTAAGTCAAaggcaggaaggaggggggaaacTGAGAGGGAGAAACGCTCCCTCATCCATTTATATTTATCTTCATTTGTTTCCGAGTGGtctattttttttatacataacTGTCAACAACAGAAATTATTATCCAAAATTGGCTTGACACTCAAAGTTCTTTTGGCACCAGAATGTAGGGGTTGTCCAAGAATGAAATGATAGTCAAGTTGTGAGAATAATGACTAATAATGTGTAAACTTAGGCGTAATCACTGGCACACATCATGTTTTATACAATTGTTTAACCCTTTTATACAAGTATTGTGAATGCTGAGAGATTGTAGTATTGATAATACAGTTATGTAaagtagaaagaaaaaaatgcgGGTTTTGTCCCTAGGAACTGAATGACACTCCATATCCTCTCAAAATCAACATGATAGGCTCCCTACTCATGAAAAGCTTGCATGACACACCCTACTGTCCAACTGGTGTCAGTGCATGAGTGGCCTATGCGTGAGTGATGAGGAAAAACGGGGAAGGGATCTGTACTAAGTCCTTCACAATTGGCTCAGATTAATGAGCAAATGAGCTCACAGCCAAACTATTCTCTAACCGGGAGCCTTTCTGCCACAGTCACCACTGACACGGTGGGCAGTAATGGGACAAAAGGGCTgccgtttctctctcttcctcttctcccctgttCAGGTAGGGTCCTTCGTTGCTAACTACAATATAGAGTAGGTTGGAGGACAGGAAGTTTCAAATGTGGATGTGTTGTAAGTTTTGCACGAAAGCAGAGGGCATCTCAGGCGATTATTGTGTCAGGGAAGGCTACATGTTGTTTTTAAAGTGAAGCGGTGAATGTGGCATGCAAGGCAAGACAAAAATATCAATTCTAATGCAGGTAAACCTTGATGTTTTCATGCATCACATGGATGAGAATTACAAAACAATTATGTCAACAATGTTTTTAACATAATTTTTTAAAATTCTACAACAGTGTGCCATCCTTTTTGAGTGGAGGGCTTGATATGACAAATTTGTGATGTTTCTATTTCTATGTTTAATATTTAGCCTAGTGCCTTAGATGCTTTCAATTATTAAGTAAACTTCTCAGTCAGATGCAGAATGCCACATAACAATCTGACTGTGTGGTAGATTGTATAATTTGTTGTTAAATTCAAGACAATAGCTTCTTGTCATAGTCAAAGAGTTGCTTTTTCTGGTGTCTTTCACTAGGCCAACTTAGCATTGACACCTACAGAGTTGCTACCCTCACCAAGGAGTCCAGAGGTGAAGTTGCAGCCGGTACCCTCATCTTCCCCCACCTGCAGCCCTCTGAGTCCAACAGAGAGTCCAACAGTGAGTCCAACAGTGAGTCCAACAGTGAGTCCAACAGTGTGTCCAACAGTGAGTCCAACAGTGAGTCCAACAGTGAGTCCAACAGCGTGGGCCCCCGTGCTCTCCAGTGACGATGAGGATCCTGTCTGCTTTGAAAGGCCTGCTGAGACCACAACGCTGCTCAGCATCAACAAGGTCTGTCCATAGAATTTAACATTTCGACCAGGGTGATGTAAACCTTACTGGTGATGCTACTTTACTATGCAGTGGCATGCTTAGTAGTTTTCAGCTTGATCATGTGTGCAGCTTTAATATACAGTAATTATATTTATATGTCGGAAACATTTCAACATGGGTTGAAATTCACAGCACAACATTGTTATGACAACTATAATTCTGTACTCCGCTGTAGAGATTAGACAGGTAGCAAATACAAGGAAAAAGGTGTTGGGTTATCACAAAATACCAGCACAGCTAAAATACACCTAAGCATATATTGCACAAGTGTTTGGAACTCTTCTGAAGGCATGTCACACTATCCTTCCAAAAGTTATTCCTTAATTAGGTGTTTTGATGATGGTGGTAGACAGCACGCCTAATACATTGGTCCAAAGTCTCCCATTATGTTTAACTGAGCTGAGATCTGCTAACAGTAAGTACCATAATCAGATCATTTTCATGCTCATCACACCATTCAGTGATCCCTTGTGCCCTGTGGATTGGGGAATTGTCATCCTGGAAGAGACCATTCCAGGATAGGAATGTTTCATcacaggaaaaagaaaaaaaggtgaTATGAATTACTTTGTAAGGAACTGCAGTGACCGTTCCCTCTAAAGGGATAAATAGGGCCCAAACCATGCCAGAAAAATGCCCCCTACACAGCCACCAGACCTTCTTGCTGTAGGGGTGCAGTATTCAGACCTGTACTGCTCTGGGTGCAtgccacacatgtacacacccacTTGTAGAGAATAGGATCAAGTATGACTCATCTAACCACCCTTTCCCCACATCTCTCTACTAATGGTTCTCAACCCTTGTCCTCGGGGACCCccgccctgcatgttttagatgtttccctgctccaacacacctgattcaaatgaatgagtcATTAACAAGGTCAGTAGACTCATgactcattcatttgaatcaggtgtgttgtgac belongs to Hypomesus transpacificus isolate Combined female chromosome 15, fHypTra1, whole genome shotgun sequence and includes:
- the mlnr gene encoding growth hormone secretagogue receptor type 1, translated to MPWTKPQSELYSGSTDIMDEHHYEGSLFPTSTLIPVTVICILLFIVGVTGNTMTILIIQRFKDMKTTTNLYLSSMAVSDLVIFLSLPFDLYRLWKYVPWVFGGLVCRLYHYINEGCTYATILHITALSMERYLAISFPLWAKVVVTKRRVQNIIVALWTFALLSAAPTLFLVGVEYENDTHPDYSTRQCKHTNYAISSGQLHTMLWVSTTYFFCPMFCLIFLYGSIGCKLWKSKNDLQGHCAIVRERSHRQTVKILVVVVLGFIICWLPYHIGRNLFAQVDDYHEAKLSQNFNVGSMVLCYLSASLNPVLYNLMSTKYRAAARRLFLLSHRPQQNQHFQRQLSVREDITTLNETLTGV